The following are encoded together in the Aciduricibacillus chroicocephali genome:
- a CDS encoding YqzM family protein, which produces MYESENEFELDVQSKNHDVVDSIKGFTFSLLFFIIIFAIGVTISVMTK; this is translated from the coding sequence GTGTACGAAAGCGAAAACGAGTTTGAATTGGATGTCCAATCTAAAAATCATGACGTCGTTGACAGCATTAAGGGGTTTACTTTCTCGCTATTGTTCTTCATTATCATCTTTGCAATCGGTGTCACCATCAGTGTCATGACAAAGTAA